Within Chthonomonadales bacterium, the genomic segment GGCCCGGGCCTGCGCGCCGGGTACCGGCAGGAGGCCGGCCGCCTGGTCGGCCTGGTCCACGCTCTGCCGCGGGGTGCCCTCACGGGAGCCGCGAGGCTCACGTTCACGGCGGCATCCGCGAAGCCGGTCAAGCTGCTCGTTCAGCTCGAGGAGCGCGGCGGTGGCAAGTACAACACGGCCGTCGACCTGCCGGGCGACGGCGCGATGCACTCCTACTCGGTGAACATCGCGGATATGGTCCCGGCGGACGACTCGAAGGACGCCAACGGACGCCTGGACCCCTCCCGGGTGAAGCAGCTCACGCTGATCGATGTCGGCGGCCTGCTGGGCATGTCGCAGGGGGAGAACACGCTCTGGGTCGGCGCCGCCCGGCCTGCCGCGGGCGGGTAGCGCGCCGGCTGGGCCTCGCGGAAGGTGGTTAGCACGCTGGCCCCGGCCCGCCGCCCGGCGGGCCGGGCGCCTGCGCTGGCGCGTCGCCCGACGAGACGGGCGCGCGAAGGAGTAAGGAATGCGTGCGCGAGTGGTGGGCCTGCTGGCGGCGGGCCTGGCGGTGTGTGTGCCGGCGTGGTCGGCGCCACGGCAGGCTGTCCTGCGCTTGCCGGTGAGCGAGTACCGCGACCGGATGAAGGCGGGCTGGATCGGCCAGATGGTCGGCGTGGCCTGGGGCGGGCCAACCGAGTTCAAGTACGCTGAACGCATCATGCCCGCCGCCGACATGCCGACCTGGACGCCGAGCATGGTCAACGATGCCTTCGGGCAGGACGACCTCTACGTGGAGATGACCTTCCTGCGCAGCCTGGAGCAGTACGGCCTGGACGTCTCCATCCGGCAGGCCGGCATCGACTTCGCCAACAGCGGCTACGCGCTGTGGTGCGCCAACAACGCGGGCCGCATTAACCTGCGCAAGGGCATCGCCCCCCCGGACTCCAGCCACCCGAAGTTCAACCGATGCCCCAACGACATCGACTACCAGATCGAGGCCGACTACTCCGGCCTGATCGCGCCGGGCATGCCGCGGGTGCCGGTCGGCATGGGCGAGAAGTTCGGGCGCCTGATGAACTACGGCGACGGCATGTACGCCGGGCAGTTCGTGGGAGCGCTCTACAGCGCGGCGTTCTTCGAGAGCGACCTGGTGAAGATCGTTCGGACGGCGCTGGCCGCCATCCCGGCCGAGAGCCAGTACGCCGAGATGGTGCGCGACATGCTGGACTGGTACGCGGCGGACCCGGACGATTGGGAGGCGACCTGGGCCAGGGCACAGGCGAAGTACCGGCAGGACCCGACCTACCAGAAGGCGTCCAACGGCGGGATCGACGCCAAGATCAACGGCGCCTACGTGCTGATGGGCCTGCTGTACGGCAAGGGTGACCCGGACCGCACCATCACGATCGCCTGCCGAAGCGGTCAGGACTCGGACTGTAACCCCTCCACCGCGGCCGGCGTGCTCTTCACCGCGATGGGTTTCTCGCGCCTGCCCGCGCGCTTCACGGAGCACCTGGACGAGAGCGCGCGCTTCAGCAACACCGCCTACAGCGTGCCGGCGCTGCTGGACGTCTGCGAGAGGCTCGCCCGGCAGCTCGTCCGCCGCTCCGGCGGGCGCGTTGAACGTGACTCCACGGGCGAGGAGGTGTTCGTCATCCCGGTGCGGCCGCCCCGCCCGAGCAAGCTGGAGCTGAGCTGGGCGCCGGGCCCCATCGCCGGAAGCCGCTATGGTCCGGCCGAGATGGCGCGCATCACCGCATACAACCTGCCGCCCGGGATGCAGGAGGCCGTCGACAAGTTCGCGCCCGGCTGGCGGATCAAGGACTGCGGCGCCGATATGAGCCCCGGCCTGCGCGCGGAGTGGGGCGGCAAGGCGAACGTGCTCGTGACGCATCCGCTGGACCAGGGCATCCCGTGCGTCCTTAAGCGCACCGTGGACCTGCCGGCCGGCCGTGCCTCGGCGCTGCGGTTGGTGGTGGCGTATGACCCTAGAGGCGACTGGGACCTGGTGGTGAAGGCGAACGGGCGCCAGATCCTCCGGCGGTCGGTGGATGCGACGTCCGCGCCGGACGGCTGGATGGAGGTGCGGGTCGACCTCTCCGCCTTCTCCGGCAAGCGGGTCGAGCTGGAGTTGCTCAACCAGCCTTCCGCCTGGTCGTGGGAGGCTGGCTACTGGTCAGCCATCTCGCTGGAGCCGTAGCGGCGCA encodes:
- a CDS encoding ADP-ribosylglycohydrolase family protein; this translates as MRARVVGLLAAGLAVCVPAWSAPRQAVLRLPVSEYRDRMKAGWIGQMVGVAWGGPTEFKYAERIMPAADMPTWTPSMVNDAFGQDDLYVEMTFLRSLEQYGLDVSIRQAGIDFANSGYALWCANNAGRINLRKGIAPPDSSHPKFNRCPNDIDYQIEADYSGLIAPGMPRVPVGMGEKFGRLMNYGDGMYAGQFVGALYSAAFFESDLVKIVRTALAAIPAESQYAEMVRDMLDWYAADPDDWEATWARAQAKYRQDPTYQKASNGGIDAKINGAYVLMGLLYGKGDPDRTITIACRSGQDSDCNPSTAAGVLFTAMGFSRLPARFTEHLDESARFSNTAYSVPALLDVCERLARQLVRRSGGRVERDSTGEEVFVIPVRPPRPSKLELSWAPGPIAGSRYGPAEMARITAYNLPPGMQEAVDKFAPGWRIKDCGADMSPGLRAEWGGKANVLVTHPLDQGIPCVLKRTVDLPAGRASALRLVVAYDPRGDWDLVVKANGRQILRRSVDATSAPDGWMEVRVDLSAFSGKRVELELLNQPSAWSWEAGYWSAISLEP